A genomic stretch from Acetobacter ascendens includes:
- the murG gene encoding undecaprenyldiphospho-muramoylpentapeptide beta-N-acetylglucosaminyltransferase: MSSRTIVIAAGGTGGHFFPAEALADTLAERGHHLVLMTDGRAGKRESGVFARGPQYVLSGAGVAGRGPIRAIRAGLTLLASAWKARSILQQIKPDVVVGFGGYPSVPPLLGARLIGRKHPALIIHEGNAVLGKANAVLSRFADVIATSFPSVAKLPIGARTVFTGMPVRPAIAALAGEGWVPPTDHINLLVWGGSLGARIFSQVVPAAIAKLPEGLRQRIRITQQARQDDLDAVRTAYAEMGVQARVECFLQDVPELLASAHLVIGRAGGSSVAEITTAGRPSILVPLPIAASDEQTENARAITNAGAGWMIRQPDFTSAALASRLNDLFTAPDELAQAAQAAATLARPDAALRLADIVEECFTPSPAPAHPTTSSETETRA; encoded by the coding sequence ATGAGTTCACGTACTATCGTCATTGCCGCAGGCGGCACTGGCGGACACTTTTTCCCGGCCGAAGCTTTAGCAGACACGCTGGCGGAACGTGGCCACCATCTTGTGCTCATGACGGATGGGCGCGCAGGCAAGCGTGAAAGCGGCGTATTTGCTCGTGGCCCACAATATGTTCTTAGCGGTGCAGGTGTGGCTGGACGTGGACCAATACGTGCCATTCGCGCAGGTCTCACCCTGTTGGCAAGCGCATGGAAAGCACGTTCCATTCTCCAACAAATCAAACCTGATGTTGTGGTGGGGTTTGGGGGCTATCCTTCCGTACCGCCTTTGCTGGGGGCACGGCTTATCGGGCGTAAACACCCTGCCCTGATTATTCATGAAGGCAATGCCGTATTGGGTAAAGCCAACGCGGTGCTTTCGCGCTTTGCGGATGTTATTGCCACATCCTTCCCCTCCGTTGCCAAACTGCCAATTGGTGCACGCACCGTGTTTACTGGCATGCCCGTACGCCCCGCCATTGCCGCCCTTGCGGGTGAAGGATGGGTGCCACCAACAGACCATATCAATCTGCTGGTATGGGGTGGATCTTTGGGGGCGCGCATTTTCTCTCAGGTTGTGCCTGCGGCTATAGCCAAACTGCCGGAGGGTTTGCGCCAGCGTATTCGCATTACGCAACAGGCACGGCAGGATGATCTGGACGCCGTGCGTACTGCCTATGCTGAAATGGGCGTGCAGGCACGTGTTGAATGCTTCCTGCAGGATGTGCCCGAACTTCTGGCCTCTGCCCATCTGGTTATCGGGCGTGCAGGCGGATCTTCTGTGGCAGAAATTACAACTGCGGGCCGTCCGTCCATTCTGGTGCCCTTGCCTATTGCCGCCAGCGATGAGCAGACAGAAAACGCCCGTGCCATTACCAATGCTGGAGCAGGCTGGATGATCCGCCAGCCAGACTTCACCTCTGCGGCTCTTGCCAGCCGCCTGAATGATCTTTTCACCGCGCCGGATGAACTGGCACAGGCAGCACAAGCCGCTGCCACGCTTGCCCGCCCGGATGCAGCCCTCCGCTTGGCCGATATAGTAGAAGAATGCTTCACTCCTTCCCCTGCACCCGCCCATCCGACGACCTCCAGCGAGACGGAGACACGCGCATGA